A single genomic interval of Metasolibacillus fluoroglycofenilyticus harbors:
- a CDS encoding AraC family transcriptional regulator, with product MFHFLDIEVLNSKLKRYEQQNLESNYILLVTKGEVNVTKDDKQYYLTKNSMYICSKQKHLALQIDLENVVTAYLIRFDMHEKEQNIIPVKEAGEKIYLAQTGEIIELCNRLVWLSKSPIKEDQLLGQANFYMLLHAIVKNRISSDRNLLGMLEKTKQHIQYHFHESIQVKDLAQMMNISSKYYMELFRKQFGLSATQYLTKVRIEASKWLLIKENKTLREIASEVGYKDEFYFSRRFKQEVGVFPSLFMKSRRKNIVVLDSSFFGLLAPLHYIPVAAPLHPTWRFYYYKEFGNHVVTHLVVGRTPPILNENIMLLQRKNIQYDLILCLDNINEEQLTSLQKLGHVYQLAWTRLSWREQLLEVARLLDAENEANNWLIEYEQAVQKAVACLETTYHEQTFLFLLVMGNKCYQYQDRSIQEVLLGDLGLRLANTLTGEEQQSVTVGQLAKINPDVIMVLVYEDEESMQTWSELQVDETWLELKSVRNRNVYRLTHFPWRDYAPLPHYLMVKEIEKRLTSKSSS from the coding sequence GAGAGGTCAATGTTACTAAAGATGACAAACAATATTACTTAACTAAAAATAGCATGTATATTTGCTCTAAGCAGAAACATCTTGCACTTCAGATAGATTTAGAGAATGTTGTCACTGCTTATCTTATTCGCTTTGACATGCATGAAAAGGAGCAAAACATTATACCTGTAAAGGAAGCAGGTGAAAAAATCTATTTAGCACAAACAGGAGAAATTATTGAACTATGCAACCGACTTGTCTGGCTCTCGAAAAGTCCAATAAAAGAAGACCAACTGCTTGGACAAGCCAATTTTTATATGCTGCTACATGCTATTGTAAAAAATCGTATATCTTCAGATAGAAATTTACTAGGTATGCTAGAAAAAACAAAGCAACATATACAATATCATTTTCATGAATCCATTCAAGTGAAGGATTTAGCCCAAATGATGAATATAAGCTCTAAGTATTATATGGAGCTATTTAGAAAACAATTTGGTCTTAGCGCTACCCAATATTTAACGAAAGTGAGAATTGAAGCATCGAAATGGCTGCTGATAAAAGAGAATAAAACGCTTCGGGAAATAGCTAGTGAGGTAGGCTATAAAGATGAATTTTATTTCAGCAGAAGATTTAAGCAAGAAGTTGGGGTTTTCCCCTCGTTATTTATGAAAAGTCGTAGAAAGAATATCGTTGTGTTAGATAGCTCCTTTTTTGGTTTACTTGCACCTTTACACTATATTCCAGTTGCAGCACCTCTTCACCCCACATGGCGATTTTATTATTATAAGGAGTTCGGCAATCATGTAGTGACTCATTTAGTTGTCGGTAGAACACCTCCTATTTTAAATGAAAATATTATGCTGCTACAGCGAAAAAATATTCAATACGACCTCATACTCTGTTTAGATAATATCAACGAGGAACAGCTCACTTCATTGCAAAAGCTAGGTCATGTATATCAATTAGCATGGACTCGTTTATCATGGCGAGAACAATTATTAGAAGTGGCTCGGCTTTTAGATGCGGAAAATGAAGCAAATAATTGGCTAATTGAATATGAGCAGGCTGTGCAAAAGGCTGTAGCCTGCCTAGAAACAACTTATCATGAGCAAACCTTTTTATTTTTATTAGTTATGGGCAATAAATGTTATCAGTATCAGGATCGTAGCATTCAAGAGGTTTTGTTGGGGGATTTAGGATTACGACTTGCAAATACATTAACGGGCGAGGAACAGCAATCTGTTACGGTGGGGCAGTTAGCGAAAATAAATCCAGACGTTATAATGGTTCTTGTTTATGAGGATGAGGAATCTATGCAAACATGGAGTGAACTGCAAGTGGATGAAACATGGCTTGAATTGAAGTCTGTACGCAATCGAAATGTATATAGGCTGACACATTTCCCATGGCGTGATTATGCACCTTTACCACATTATCTCATGGTGAAGGAAATAGAAAAACGGTTAACCTCCAAAAGTTCATCATAA
- a CDS encoding ABC transporter substrate-binding protein, with protein sequence MKKTMIILSIFMFIFVLSACKEKQQGSSLQNEEQTKTITYLNDDYIIPVKPQKIIFLNAFESIEDAIVLGVEPYAASAIGDEEEPFPSFFGETTTNTIPLLETSGDSLEYILKLAPDLIISTDMEDPKILEQLEKIAPVIPTSHYGPDWQANLEMLAEVTGKTEKAKALIENYHQDKREAVSYLSSFQEKDVMAIRVRGGEMMVYPEDVFLNDVLYGELNLRVPKSIQQVNQQTVISLEGLYQANPDYIFIQYDLYENDMDGSILDELQQSEVWKGLKAVQSNQVFVNKIDPLVMGGGTLNGRIRILEAAMQTIK encoded by the coding sequence ATGAAGAAAACAATGATTATATTGAGTATTTTCATGTTTATTTTTGTATTATCAGCATGTAAAGAAAAGCAGCAGGGCTCTAGTTTACAAAACGAGGAACAAACAAAAACAATTACTTATTTAAACGATGACTATATAATTCCAGTCAAACCGCAAAAAATTATTTTCTTAAATGCTTTTGAGTCAATAGAGGATGCAATTGTTTTAGGGGTTGAGCCATATGCAGCAAGTGCAATTGGGGATGAGGAAGAGCCTTTTCCTAGCTTTTTTGGGGAAACAACAACCAATACAATTCCACTCCTAGAAACAAGTGGTGACAGCTTGGAATATATTTTGAAGCTAGCGCCAGATTTAATTATTAGTACGGATATGGAAGACCCTAAAATTTTAGAACAGCTAGAGAAAATTGCTCCAGTAATTCCAACATCGCATTATGGACCAGACTGGCAGGCGAATCTTGAAATGCTTGCAGAGGTGACAGGAAAAACAGAGAAAGCGAAAGCACTTATTGAAAACTATCATCAAGATAAGCGAGAAGCAGTTAGCTATTTAAGCTCTTTCCAAGAGAAAGATGTAATGGCAATTCGTGTTAGGGGTGGCGAGATGATGGTTTATCCTGAAGATGTCTTCCTGAACGATGTACTGTACGGCGAATTAAATCTCCGAGTACCAAAAAGCATTCAACAAGTAAATCAGCAAACAGTGATTTCGTTAGAAGGTCTTTATCAGGCTAATCCAGATTACATTTTTATTCAATATGATTTATATGAAAATGATATGGATGGAAGTATACTAGATGAGCTGCAGCAGAGTGAGGTGTGGAAAGGGCTAAAGGCAGTTCAAAGCAATCAAGTATTTGTTAACAAGATTGACCCACTCGTTATGGGGGGCGGTACATTAAATGGTCGAATCCGCATTTTAGAAGCGGCAATGCAAACGATAAAGTAA
- a CDS encoding serine hydrolase domain-containing protein, with amino-acid sequence MNISEKLEQLFSTSFERGLFSGNVLVAKDGKVLYTGIFGLSNYYSEEQLTSNSIFELASVTKPLTAIGIGILVEQGKLNYSDSIEKWLPNFPYPRITLRHALTHTSGLPDYMELFEKHWDYQRIATNTDVLHLLATYRPQPYFNAGEKYQYSNTGYVCLASVIEAAARMPYSTFMQNYVFTPAKMHRTKIMNRRYKPEFIEDFAYGFIRSAENSPLILPDGLPGYEFVKYLDGIQGDGMIHSTIIDLLSLDTKLRSGDLLSASSLDLALSPILTEDGQKTPCGYGWFIDNIPNIGIRISHSGGWPGYSTMLASYLEAGYTVILLSNVENLYAKESMSSWLQQVEQYISESIIRETE; translated from the coding sequence GTGAATATATCAGAAAAACTTGAGCAACTGTTTTCCACTAGTTTCGAGCGGGGGCTATTTTCAGGGAATGTGCTAGTAGCTAAAGATGGTAAAGTGCTCTATACAGGGATATTCGGTTTATCGAATTACTATAGTGAAGAACAGCTTACAAGCAACTCTATCTTTGAGCTTGCCTCTGTTACGAAGCCATTAACAGCTATTGGTATTGGGATTTTAGTGGAGCAAGGAAAGCTTAATTATAGTGATTCTATTGAAAAATGGCTTCCTAATTTCCCATATCCTCGCATTACTTTGCGACATGCATTGACACATACATCTGGCTTACCTGATTATATGGAGCTGTTTGAAAAGCATTGGGATTATCAGCGAATTGCGACAAATACAGATGTTCTACATTTATTAGCTACATATAGACCCCAACCTTATTTTAATGCTGGGGAGAAATATCAGTATAGTAATACAGGCTATGTTTGTTTAGCTAGTGTAATTGAAGCAGCAGCCCGTATGCCTTATTCAACCTTTATGCAGAACTATGTTTTCACCCCTGCTAAAATGCACCGTACAAAAATAATGAATCGTAGATATAAGCCTGAATTTATCGAGGATTTTGCCTATGGCTTTATTCGGAGCGCGGAAAACTCGCCACTCATTTTGCCTGATGGACTACCAGGCTATGAATTTGTCAAATATTTAGACGGTATTCAAGGGGATGGCATGATTCATTCAACAATTATAGATTTACTTTCTTTGGACACTAAGCTACGAAGCGGTGATTTACTTAGTGCATCTTCATTAGATTTAGCTTTATCACCAATTTTGACAGAAGATGGTCAAAAAACGCCTTGTGGCTATGGCTGGTTTATCGATAATATTCCTAACATAGGAATACGAATTTCTCATAGTGGGGGATGGCCAGGCTATTCAACTATGTTAGCTAGTTATCTAGAGGCAGGCTATACTGTCATCCTACTAAGCAATGTAGAAAACTTATATGCTAAAGAGAGCATGTCCAGTTGGTTACAGCAAGTTGAACAATATATCTCTGAGAGCATTATTAGAGAAACTGAGTAA
- a CDS encoding ABC transporter substrate-binding protein, whose translation MKLYIKKSLFVIIAVSMLFILPACSNKNKDTSEDTVNDMTRTVTDSVGRKVEIPTNPQRIIVDWDLGHVLAVGIVPVGSTTKVMGYGEFLKDYYQGQEIVDLGNEDAVSLETATSLKPDLIITYGEEKIEQYEKIAPTIVFSTAAYADVEAEMTAIGEFLNRQEEAKKFMADYSARAKAAEEKIKASIPEGVTFSLFTLSDKDIAVIPSGTSGGEAMYDLLRLTAPASVEKLIEDSNGDWQKRRISWEIVGDYVGDYVGVIDYGAQYEATSTWKNLDVVKNNKVITFDGKYFFLADPISVINQAEQMAQKIIEVVEK comes from the coding sequence ATGAAGCTTTATATTAAAAAATCATTGTTCGTAATAATAGCGGTTAGTATGCTGTTCATTTTACCAGCATGTAGTAATAAAAATAAGGATACTTCTGAAGATACGGTAAATGACATGACACGTACAGTAACAGATTCGGTAGGTCGTAAAGTAGAAATACCGACAAATCCGCAGCGTATCATCGTGGATTGGGATTTAGGTCATGTGTTAGCAGTAGGCATTGTACCAGTAGGCTCAACTACAAAGGTTATGGGCTATGGTGAGTTTTTAAAAGATTATTATCAGGGGCAAGAAATTGTTGATTTAGGGAATGAGGATGCCGTATCTTTAGAAACTGCTACTAGTCTGAAGCCAGATTTAATCATTACATATGGGGAAGAAAAAATAGAGCAATATGAGAAAATTGCACCAACTATCGTATTTAGTACGGCTGCTTATGCTGATGTGGAGGCAGAAATGACAGCGATAGGTGAGTTTTTAAATCGTCAAGAAGAGGCTAAAAAATTTATGGCAGATTATTCAGCACGTGCAAAGGCAGCTGAAGAAAAAATAAAGGCTTCTATACCAGAAGGTGTAACATTTTCACTTTTCACATTATCAGATAAGGATATTGCAGTAATCCCAAGTGGTACATCTGGTGGAGAGGCAATGTATGATTTATTGAGACTTACAGCACCAGCCTCTGTTGAAAAATTGATTGAAGACAGCAATGGAGATTGGCAAAAGCGCCGTATTTCATGGGAAATCGTAGGCGACTATGTAGGGGATTATGTAGGCGTTATAGATTACGGGGCGCAGTATGAAGCTACTTCTACATGGAAAAACTTAGATGTTGTCAAGAACAATAAAGTCATTACATTTGATGGCAAGTACTTTTTCCTAGCAGACCCAATCTCAGTTATTAATCAAGCAGAGCAAATGGCACAAAAAATAATTGAAGTAGTAGAAAAGTGA